In Pleomorphomonas sp. T1.2MG-36, a single window of DNA contains:
- a CDS encoding extracellular solute-binding protein: MSGVITRRVFCVGTASAALLMSLPARAAPAHGIAMHGEPALPVGFDHLPYADPAAPKGGIFALGFPGSFDSLNPFIVKGNAPRGLSDVLYGNNVWDTLLYRSADEAFSLYGLLAEGVEMPADRSWVEFTLNAAATFADGQPVTVDDVLFTVDLLKTKGRPVYKRRFDKVVSVDRVGERTLRFSFADGADRELPLLIGGYTPILPRHAIDPETFDQSSMKPMLGSGPYQVAGVDEGRQVVLKRNPDYWGRELPVKRGLDNFDEIRIEYFKDGTAYFEAFKSGAFDLYIDSDPGHWAKAYDFPAAKDGRVALEKIANGSPKGMTGFVFNTRREIFKDARVREALTLLFDFEAVNRTLYYGAYARSGSYFEGSSLSALGVPASDAEKALLAPYEDQVRPDVMAGTYAPPVSDGSGRDRKALRAALDLLVEAGWKLDGRRLVDAGGRQFAFEFMAKVPDEERLALSYQATLKLVGIDMSVRLVDSTQYYDRQKSFDFDMLQMIWTASLSPGNEQMNRWSQKAAVTEGTFNYAGASSQAIDAMIDALLAATGRAEFEAAVRALDRLLISGLYCIPLYHLPEDLVARWTRVHRPETTALTGIQPSAWWADAKS, translated from the coding sequence ATGTCTGGCGTCATCACTCGCCGCGTCTTCTGTGTTGGCACTGCGAGCGCCGCCCTTCTCATGTCGCTGCCGGCCCGCGCCGCGCCGGCCCACGGCATCGCCATGCACGGCGAGCCCGCTCTTCCGGTCGGGTTCGATCATCTTCCCTACGCCGACCCGGCCGCCCCGAAGGGCGGCATCTTTGCACTCGGCTTCCCCGGCTCGTTCGACAGTCTCAATCCCTTCATCGTCAAGGGCAACGCACCTCGCGGCCTGTCGGACGTGCTCTACGGCAACAACGTCTGGGACACGCTGCTCTATCGTTCGGCCGACGAGGCCTTCTCGCTCTACGGTCTTCTTGCCGAAGGCGTCGAAATGCCAGCGGACCGCAGCTGGGTCGAGTTCACGCTCAACGCGGCCGCCACCTTTGCCGACGGCCAGCCGGTGACCGTCGACGACGTGCTGTTCACCGTCGATCTTCTGAAGACCAAGGGGCGCCCCGTCTACAAGCGCCGCTTCGACAAGGTGGTGTCGGTCGATCGTGTCGGCGAACGCACCCTGCGCTTCTCCTTCGCCGATGGCGCCGACCGCGAACTGCCGCTGCTCATCGGCGGCTACACCCCGATCCTGCCCCGTCACGCCATCGATCCGGAAACCTTCGATCAGTCGTCGATGAAGCCGATGCTGGGCTCCGGCCCCTATCAGGTGGCGGGCGTCGACGAGGGACGCCAGGTGGTCCTGAAGCGCAACCCCGACTATTGGGGGCGGGAGTTGCCCGTCAAGCGCGGCCTCGACAACTTCGACGAGATCCGCATCGAGTACTTCAAGGACGGCACCGCCTATTTCGAGGCCTTCAAGTCCGGCGCCTTCGATCTCTACATCGACAGCGACCCCGGCCATTGGGCCAAGGCCTACGATTTCCCCGCCGCCAAGGATGGTCGCGTCGCCCTGGAGAAGATTGCCAACGGTTCGCCCAAGGGAATGACCGGTTTCGTGTTCAACACGCGCCGGGAGATCTTCAAGGACGCCCGCGTGCGCGAAGCGCTAACGCTGCTGTTCGACTTCGAGGCGGTCAACCGGACGCTCTATTACGGCGCCTACGCCAGAAGCGGCTCCTACTTCGAGGGGTCAAGCCTGTCGGCGCTCGGCGTTCCCGCTTCGGACGCCGAGAAGGCGCTGCTCGCCCCCTATGAGGACCAGGTGAGGCCCGACGTCATGGCCGGCACTTATGCGCCCCCGGTCAGCGACGGTTCGGGCCGCGACCGCAAGGCGCTGCGCGCCGCCCTCGATCTCCTCGTCGAGGCTGGCTGGAAGCTCGACGGACGACGGCTGGTCGACGCCGGCGGCCGGCAGTTCGCCTTCGAGTTCATGGCCAAGGTGCCCGACGAGGAGCGTCTCGCCCTCTCCTATCAGGCGACGCTCAAGCTGGTCGGCATCGACATGTCGGTGCGGCTCGTCGATTCGACGCAGTATTACGACCGTCAGAAATCCTTCGACTTCGACATGTTGCAGATGATCTGGACGGCGTCGCTGTCGCCCGGCAACGAACAGATGAACCGTTGGTCGCAGAAGGCGGCGGTCACCGAAGGCACCTTCAACTACGCCGGGGCGTCGAGCCAGGCGATCGACGCGATGATTGACGCCCTTCTCGCCGCCACCGGGCGCGCCGAGTTCGAGGCGGCCGTCCGGGCCCTCGAC
- the def gene encoding peptide deformylase: MPEEPILPIDDPRLKEPSAPVEAFDDDLRALADRMFGIMDRAVGAGLAAIQIGVPLRLIVIDVDDDAGVRRRLALANPEIVYASRETRVGEEGCLSMPDYGIPVERSTRVRVRYSDLFGRERTIDGDGNLAVCLQHEVDHTNGIIFTDRVSTLRRGRAQSRFAKVRRRVA; this comes from the coding sequence ATGCCAGAGGAGCCTATTCTCCCGATAGACGATCCGCGCCTCAAGGAGCCCTCCGCTCCGGTCGAGGCATTCGATGACGACTTGCGGGCGCTGGCCGACCGCATGTTCGGTATCATGGACCGGGCGGTCGGCGCCGGGCTCGCCGCCATCCAGATCGGCGTGCCGCTCCGGCTGATCGTCATCGACGTCGATGACGATGCCGGCGTTCGCCGGCGTTTGGCGCTTGCCAATCCCGAGATCGTCTATGCGTCGCGAGAGACGCGGGTTGGCGAGGAAGGGTGCCTGTCGATGCCCGACTATGGCATTCCGGTCGAGCGGTCCACACGCGTCCGCGTGCGCTACAGCGACCTCTTCGGTCGGGAGCGCACCATCGATGGCGATGGAAATCTCGCCGTCTGCCTGCAACACGAGGTCGACCACACCAACGGCATCATCTTCACCGACCGGGTGTCGACGCTCCGGCGCGGCCGGGCACAGTCGCGTTTCGCCAAGGTGCGCCGGCGCGTCGCCTGA
- a CDS encoding invasion associated locus B family protein produces MAALLLSATAALAQDKPAAPADAPAASDAAAPAAAADNPWNKLCGEDARTKKQVCFTVRELRTDSGQFLASAGVREVDGETRKILLVQTPVAMLLQPGIRVQVDQNTQVPGKYTICMPNACFAEIPITDDFTASMKKGKDLIVTTQNQQAKALNFPISLSGFTASYEGPAIDTAALQRQREQLASEVQRKAKEAQQKLLDAQNAASGAATKP; encoded by the coding sequence GTGGCGGCACTGCTTTTGTCGGCGACGGCCGCTCTGGCTCAAGACAAGCCGGCCGCTCCGGCCGATGCTCCCGCCGCCAGCGATGCAGCGGCTCCCGCAGCGGCTGCCGACAACCCCTGGAACAAGCTCTGTGGCGAGGATGCGCGCACCAAGAAGCAGGTCTGCTTCACCGTCCGCGAGTTGCGCACCGACAGCGGTCAGTTCCTGGCTTCCGCCGGCGTGCGTGAAGTCGACGGCGAGACGCGCAAGATCCTTCTGGTCCAGACGCCGGTTGCCATGCTGCTTCAGCCGGGTATCCGCGTTCAGGTCGATCAGAACACCCAGGTGCCGGGCAAGTACACCATCTGCATGCCCAACGCCTGCTTCGCCGAGATCCCGATCACCGACGACTTCACGGCGTCGATGAAGAAGGGCAAGGACCTGATCGTCACCACGCAGAATCAGCAGGCCAAGGCGCTGAACTTCCCGATCTCGCTCAGTGGCTTCACCGCGTCCTACGAAGGGCCGGCGATCGACACGGCGGCGCTGCAGCGCCAGCGCGAGCAGCTCGCCTCCGAGGTGCAGCGCAAGGCCAAGGAAGCCCAGCAGAAGCTGCTCGACGCGCAGAACGCCGCCTCCGGCGCCGCTACCAAGCCCTGA
- a CDS encoding response regulator, with amino-acid sequence MIDPTDQGTYVRLDALRVGVVDDSAYFRKLAETMLGAFGVRVILQAATEAEALTLVMTQAPDVLLLDWNLGTAGNGAALLDLLRRHPDERVSTLAVVMVTAYADKRRMLAAVELGANDVLVKPLSARRLYERLAELSSARQLYARRGNRLVPAVPPAKVIHDGPSEIIHVRSPLRGRTLR; translated from the coding sequence ATGATCGATCCGACGGATCAAGGTACCTATGTGCGTCTCGACGCTTTACGCGTCGGAGTTGTCGACGACAGCGCCTATTTTCGCAAACTTGCGGAAACGATGCTGGGCGCTTTCGGCGTCCGCGTCATTTTGCAGGCCGCCACCGAGGCGGAGGCTTTGACCTTGGTCATGACGCAGGCGCCGGACGTCCTGTTGCTCGACTGGAACCTCGGAACGGCCGGCAATGGCGCCGCTTTGCTCGATCTTCTGCGCCGCCACCCCGACGAACGGGTCTCGACGCTCGCCGTGGTGATGGTCACCGCCTATGCCGACAAGCGCCGCATGCTGGCAGCGGTGGAGCTCGGCGCCAACGACGTGCTGGTCAAACCGCTGTCGGCGCGCCGCCTTTACGAACGGCTTGCCGAGCTGTCGTCCGCGCGGCAGCTTTATGCCCGGCGCGGCAATCGTCTGGTTCCGGCGGTGCCGCCGGCCAAGGTCATTCACGACGGTCCGAGCGAGATCATTCACGTGCGTTCGCCCCTTCGCGGCAGGACGCTTCGCTGA
- a CDS encoding LysR substrate-binding domain-containing protein, whose amino-acid sequence MRITLRQLRYLDALAAEGHFGRAADRVAVSQPALSAQIRELEEALGCQLVERASTGARLTAAGVTVVERGRRILAEVGDLEAFARIAADPKAGSLRLGIIPSIGPYLLPKLLPALTEVFPDLKVSVRETVTATLVGELQDGGLDLVIASLPLGDPSFSEMPVFTDAFLLAMPAAGPLSLGVFDSAADIPTEALLLLEDGHCLRDQTLASCGALDARRLTRAGVTSLATILQLVAAGQGITLLPELFLAATPLDAGRVRLRRFHAPEPHRTVGLAWRKSSPFSELCAQIAGLIAGMKPAIVGLPR is encoded by the coding sequence ATGAGGATCACCCTGCGCCAGTTGCGCTATCTCGATGCGCTCGCCGCCGAAGGTCATTTCGGCCGGGCCGCCGACCGGGTGGCGGTCAGCCAGCCGGCGCTGTCGGCGCAGATCCGCGAGCTTGAGGAGGCGCTGGGCTGCCAACTGGTCGAGCGTGCCTCCACCGGAGCCCGACTGACGGCGGCCGGTGTCACGGTCGTCGAACGCGGCCGGCGCATTCTCGCCGAGGTCGGCGACCTCGAAGCCTTTGCCCGTATCGCCGCCGATCCCAAGGCAGGCTCTTTGCGGCTCGGCATCATTCCGTCGATCGGTCCCTATCTGCTGCCAAAGCTGCTGCCGGCTCTGACCGAGGTCTTTCCTGACCTGAAGGTCAGTGTGCGCGAGACAGTGACGGCCACACTGGTGGGCGAGTTGCAGGATGGCGGTCTCGATCTCGTCATCGCCAGCCTGCCGCTTGGCGATCCGTCGTTCTCGGAAATGCCGGTGTTCACCGATGCCTTCCTGCTGGCGATGCCGGCGGCGGGACCGCTGTCGCTCGGCGTCTTCGACAGCGCCGCCGACATCCCGACCGAGGCGCTGCTGCTACTGGAAGACGGCCACTGCCTGCGCGACCAGACGCTTGCCTCCTGCGGCGCGCTCGACGCCCGGCGACTGACGCGGGCGGGCGTCACCTCGCTTGCCACCATCCTGCAACTGGTGGCGGCCGGGCAGGGGATCACGCTTCTGCCGGAACTGTTCCTCGCCGCGACGCCGCTCGACGCCGGCCGAGTGCGTCTCCGCCGTTTCCATGCCCCCGAGCCGCATCGCACCGTCGGTCTCGCCTGGCGTAAAAGCAGCCCCTTCTCGGAGCTGTGCGCTCAGATCGCCGGCCTGATTGCTGGCATGAAGCCGGCGATCGTCGGCCTGCCGAGGTGA
- a CDS encoding peptidase has product MTYCVGILVKEGLTMIADTRTNAGLDNVSQYKKLHIFEKPGDRMIAVATAGNLAITQAVLSFLNEGIENKETGQTETIWTTPSMFKTAQLVGRAVREVYRIDGEALEQSNAGFEVTMLVGGQVAKGRLRLFMVYRQGNFIEATEDTPFLQIGEHKYGKPVLDRAITFASDLIEAVKLGLISMDSTMRSNLGVGMPIDLVTVKRDAIAHDILHRIEPGEPYFHDLRERWSAALRAAYRAIPTPPYK; this is encoded by the coding sequence ATGACCTACTGCGTCGGCATCCTCGTCAAGGAAGGCCTGACGATGATCGCGGACACGCGCACCAACGCCGGTCTCGACAACGTCTCCCAGTACAAGAAGCTGCACATCTTCGAGAAGCCGGGCGACCGCATGATCGCGGTGGCCACCGCCGGCAATCTCGCCATCACCCAGGCGGTCCTGTCCTTCCTCAACGAAGGCATCGAGAACAAGGAAACCGGCCAGACGGAAACCATCTGGACGACGCCCTCAATGTTCAAGACGGCGCAACTGGTCGGCCGCGCCGTGCGCGAGGTCTACCGCATCGACGGCGAGGCGCTGGAACAGTCCAACGCCGGCTTCGAGGTGACCATGCTGGTGGGCGGCCAGGTGGCCAAGGGGCGCCTCCGCCTGTTCATGGTCTACCGGCAGGGCAACTTCATCGAGGCGACGGAAGACACGCCCTTCCTGCAGATCGGCGAGCACAAGTACGGCAAGCCGGTGCTCGACCGCGCCATCACCTTCGCCTCCGACCTCATCGAAGCGGTGAAGCTCGGCCTGATCTCGATGGATTCGACCATGCGCTCGAACCTCGGCGTTGGCATGCCGATCGATCTGGTCACCGTCAAGCGCGATGCCATCGCCCACGACATCCTGCACCGCATCGAGCCGGGCGAGCCCTATTTCCACGACCTGCGCGAACGCTGGAGCGCCGCCCTGCGCGCCGCCTACCGGGCAATCCCGACGCCGCCCTACAAGTGA
- the ndk gene encoding nucleoside-diphosphate kinase, giving the protein MAIERTFSMIKPDATRRNLTGAITAKLEAAGLRVVASKRVWMSRKEAEGFYAVHKGKPFYDELVDFMSSAPTVVQVLEGENAIAKNREVMGATNPEKAAEGTIRKEFALSMGENSVHGSDAPETAAQEIAYWFSGTEIVG; this is encoded by the coding sequence ATGGCGATCGAACGTACCTTCTCGATGATCAAGCCCGACGCGACCCGTCGCAACCTCACCGGCGCCATCACCGCCAAGCTCGAGGCGGCCGGCCTGCGCGTCGTCGCGTCCAAGCGCGTGTGGATGAGCCGCAAAGAGGCCGAAGGCTTCTATGCCGTTCACAAGGGCAAGCCCTTCTATGACGAACTCGTCGACTTCATGTCGTCGGCCCCGACCGTCGTGCAGGTGCTCGAAGGCGAGAACGCCATTGCCAAGAACCGCGAAGTGATGGGCGCCACCAACCCGGAGAAGGCTGCCGAGGGCACCATCCGCAAGGAGTTCGCGCTGTCCATGGGCGAGAACTCGGTGCATGGCTCCGACGCTCCGGAAACGGCGGCCCAGGAAATCGCCTACTGGTTCTCCGGGACCGAAATCGTCGGCTGA
- a CDS encoding NAD+ synthase, with product MTKSFRTLKLALAQANPVMGDIFGNLDKARHARAEAVRLGADLLVLPELYIVGYTPEDLVLKPAVQRDCRRAIEQFAADTADGGPAVLIGTPWLDDEGALRNAAVLLDGGAIAALRFKADLPNYSVFDEKRVFQPGPLPMPVTFRGIRLGLPVCEDIWKPEVVEHLSETGAELLIVINGSPYRWTVTGERLGIATARVVESGLPMVYLNTVGGQDELVFDGASFGLNPDRELACRLPAFAETMALVTLAEGEEGWRIMPGDVAPYPDVQAANWLACVIGLRDYVEKNRFPGVVLGLSGGIDSAVVAAMAVDAFGADKVRCLMLPYRYTSADSLEDAAKCAALLGVHYDVVAIADPVEGFLKSLGPLFEGTKADTTEENLQSRARGTILMAVSNKFGSMVLTTGNKSEMSVGYCTLYGDMNGGFNPIKDLYKMQVYGLAEWRNAHRPDGLKGPEGEVIPVRIITKAPTAELRENQTDQDSLPPYPVLDGILNGLVEEEKTVAELIAAGFEEATVRRVEHLLYIAEYKRRQAAPGVKITTKNFGRDRRYPITNRFRDRG from the coding sequence ATGACAAAATCCTTTCGCACCCTGAAGCTCGCGCTTGCCCAGGCCAACCCGGTGATGGGCGACATTTTCGGCAATCTCGACAAGGCGCGCCACGCCCGTGCCGAGGCGGTCCGGCTCGGCGCCGACCTTCTGGTCCTGCCCGAGCTCTACATCGTCGGCTACACGCCCGAGGATCTGGTGCTGAAGCCGGCCGTGCAGCGCGACTGCCGTCGGGCAATCGAGCAATTCGCCGCCGATACGGCCGATGGCGGACCGGCGGTACTGATCGGCACGCCCTGGCTGGACGACGAGGGAGCCCTGCGCAACGCGGCCGTCCTGCTTGACGGCGGTGCCATCGCCGCCCTGCGCTTCAAGGCCGACCTGCCCAATTATTCGGTCTTCGACGAGAAGCGGGTGTTCCAGCCGGGTCCGCTGCCGATGCCTGTGACCTTCCGCGGCATCCGCCTCGGCCTGCCGGTCTGCGAGGACATCTGGAAGCCCGAGGTCGTCGAGCACCTGTCGGAAACCGGGGCCGAGCTCCTGATCGTCATCAACGGCTCGCCCTACCGCTGGACGGTGACCGGCGAGCGCCTGGGCATCGCCACCGCGCGGGTCGTGGAGAGCGGCCTGCCCATGGTCTATCTCAATACCGTCGGCGGCCAGGACGAACTGGTGTTCGACGGCGCCAGCTTCGGTCTCAATCCCGATCGCGAGCTGGCCTGCCGCTTGCCGGCCTTCGCCGAGACGATGGCGCTGGTCACCCTTGCCGAGGGCGAGGAGGGCTGGCGGATCATGCCCGGCGATGTCGCGCCCTATCCGGACGTTCAGGCGGCCAACTGGCTCGCCTGCGTCATCGGCCTACGCGACTATGTCGAGAAGAACCGCTTCCCCGGCGTGGTGCTCGGCCTGTCCGGCGGCATCGATTCGGCCGTCGTGGCGGCCATGGCCGTCGACGCCTTCGGCGCCGACAAGGTCCGCTGCCTGATGCTGCCCTATCGCTATACGTCGGCCGACAGCCTTGAGGACGCGGCGAAATGCGCTGCCTTGCTCGGCGTCCATTACGACGTCGTCGCCATCGCCGATCCGGTCGAGGGCTTCCTCAAGTCGCTCGGGCCGCTGTTCGAGGGCACCAAGGCCGACACCACCGAGGAAAACCTTCAGTCGCGCGCGCGTGGCACCATCCTGATGGCCGTCTCCAACAAGTTCGGCTCGATGGTGCTGACCACCGGCAACAAGAGCGAGATGTCGGTTGGCTATTGCACGCTCTACGGCGACATGAACGGCGGCTTCAACCCGATCAAGGACCTCTACAAGATGCAGGTCTACGGGTTGGCCGAGTGGCGCAATGCCCATCGTCCGGACGGTCTCAAGGGGCCGGAGGGCGAGGTGATCCCCGTGCGCATCATCACTAAGGCACCGACGGCTGAACTGCGCGAGAATCAGACCGACCAGGACAGCCTGCCGCCCTATCCGGTGCTTGACGGCATCCTCAACGGCCTCGTCGAGGAGGAAAAGACGGTGGCCGAACTGATCGCCGCCGGCTTTGAGGAGGCGACGGTGCGCCGCGTCGAGCATCTGCTCTACATCGCCGAGTACAAGCGGCGGCAGGCGGCGCCCGGTGTGAAGATCACAACCAAGAACTTCGGCCGCGACCGCCGCTATCCCATCACCAACCGGTTCAGGGATCGGGGGTAG
- a CDS encoding catalase produces MTDRPIQTTTAGAPISDNQNSLTAGSRGPVLMQDWQLIEKLAHQNRERIPERVVHAKGWGAFGELTVTHDITRYTRAKVFSDVGKKTPLLLRFSTVAGELGAADAERDVRGFALKFYTEEGNWDIVGNNTPVFFVRDPLKFPDFIHTQKRHPRTNLRSPTAMWDFWSLSPESLHQVTILFSDRGLPTDVRHIDGFGSHTYSFINGAGERFWVKFHFKTMQGHRHYTNAEAAEVVGRTRESTQEDLFGAIEAGDYPRWKFFVQIMPELDAETTPYNPFDLTKVWPHADYPLIEVGTFELNRNAGNYFAEIEQAAFSPSNIVPGIGFSPDKMLQARIFSYADAHRYRLGTHYEALPVNAPKCPVHHYHKDGAMNFMPNKANPDAYYEPNSFGGPREAPEYREPPLRISGDADRYDHRAGNDDYSQAAALFRLFDEGQRQRLFQNIAAAMAGVPLEIVERQLGHFERVDPAYAAGVRQALRVA; encoded by the coding sequence ATGACCGACAGACCGATCCAGACCACCACCGCCGGCGCTCCCATCTCCGACAACCAGAACTCGCTCACCGCCGGTTCGCGCGGCCCGGTGCTGATGCAGGACTGGCAGCTCATCGAGAAGCTCGCCCATCAGAATCGCGAGCGCATCCCCGAGCGCGTCGTGCATGCCAAAGGTTGGGGCGCTTTCGGCGAACTAACGGTGACGCACGACATCACGCGCTACACCCGCGCCAAGGTGTTTTCCGACGTCGGCAAGAAGACGCCGCTGCTTCTGCGCTTCTCGACAGTGGCCGGCGAACTCGGCGCCGCCGATGCCGAGCGCGACGTGCGCGGCTTCGCCCTGAAGTTCTACACCGAGGAGGGCAACTGGGACATCGTCGGCAACAACACGCCTGTGTTCTTCGTTCGCGACCCGCTGAAGTTCCCCGACTTCATCCACACCCAGAAGCGGCACCCGCGCACCAACCTGCGCTCGCCCACCGCCATGTGGGACTTCTGGTCGCTGTCGCCGGAGAGCCTGCACCAGGTGACGATCCTGTTCTCCGACCGCGGCCTGCCGACAGACGTCCGCCATATCGACGGCTTCGGCTCGCACACCTACTCCTTCATCAACGGGGCTGGCGAGCGCTTCTGGGTGAAGTTCCACTTCAAGACCATGCAGGGCCATCGCCACTACACCAACGCCGAGGCGGCCGAGGTGGTCGGCCGCACGCGCGAGTCGACCCAGGAAGACCTGTTCGGCGCCATCGAGGCGGGTGACTATCCGCGCTGGAAGTTCTTCGTGCAGATCATGCCGGAACTCGACGCCGAGACGACGCCCTACAACCCGTTCGACCTCACCAAGGTGTGGCCGCATGCCGACTACCCGCTGATCGAGGTCGGCACCTTCGAGCTCAATCGCAACGCCGGCAACTATTTCGCCGAAATCGAGCAGGCCGCCTTCTCGCCGTCCAACATCGTGCCCGGCATCGGCTTCTCGCCCGACAAGATGCTGCAGGCCCGCATCTTTTCCTATGCCGACGCCCACCGTTACCGGCTCGGCACCCACTACGAGGCGCTGCCCGTCAACGCACCGAAATGCCCCGTCCACCACTACCACAAGGACGGCGCCATGAACTTCATGCCCAACAAGGCGAATCCGGACGCCTATTACGAGCCCAACAGCTTCGGCGGGCCGCGCGAGGCGCCGGAGTACCGCGAGCCGCCGCTCCGCATCTCCGGCGATGCCGACCGTTACGACCACCGTGCCGGCAACGACGACTACTCGCAGGCCGCCGCCCTGTTCCGTCTGTTCGACGAAGGACAGCGGCAGCGCCTCTTCCAGAACATCGCCGCCGCCATGGCCGGCGTACCGCTGGAAATCGTCGAGCGCCAGCTCGGCCACTTCGAAAGGGTCGATCCGGCCTACGCGGCGGGCGTTCGGCAGGCGCTCCGCGTCGCCTGA